A stretch of the Rhizomicrobium sp. genome encodes the following:
- a CDS encoding choline dehydrogenase, with protein sequence MKAYDYVIIGAGSAGCVLANRLSADPATEVLLIEAGGRDKSMMIHMPAGIPALLGKPNPFNWYYQTEGQQHLNGRSLYWPRGRGWGGSSSINGMIYIRGHARDYDSWRQLGLEGWSFADVLPYFKRAENNENGGDDFHGHEGPLRVSNGRSDNPLFRAFVQAGVEAGFKQTPDFNGEQQEGFGPYQLTIHEGARWSAAKAYLTPILGRKNLTIESHAHVSRILFDGKRVNGVEFVQKKQSVRVTVTRECLLSGGAVNSPQTLLLSGIGDPAILGRFGIPVVEALTGVGKNLQDHLDASIQYESSQPITLYSQAKPLNALKTGLNYMLFKKGLATGQGLESGAFLKSRPDLENPDLQYHFIAALMTDHTRKKSDRHGFMAHVCQLRPQSRGYISLKSADPLVAPVIQPNYLEAEEDRRAMREGVKIARDIFAQEAFDPYRGPELWPGAHVRTDEQIDAWVRKTAETIYHPVGSAKMGKDSESVVDAQLKVYGIEGLRVVDASVMPTLVSGNTNAPTIMIAEKAADMILGRTPPPPESVKVVEDRAVAAE encoded by the coding sequence ATGAAAGCCTATGACTACGTCATCATCGGTGCGGGCAGCGCGGGCTGCGTGCTGGCCAATCGCTTGTCGGCCGATCCCGCCACCGAGGTCCTGCTGATCGAGGCCGGCGGCCGCGACAAGTCGATGATGATCCACATGCCGGCGGGCATCCCGGCGCTGCTCGGCAAGCCCAACCCGTTCAACTGGTATTACCAGACCGAGGGCCAGCAGCATCTCAACGGCCGCAGCCTCTACTGGCCGCGCGGCCGCGGCTGGGGCGGCTCGTCGTCGATCAACGGCATGATCTATATCCGCGGCCATGCGCGCGATTACGACAGCTGGCGCCAGCTCGGCCTCGAAGGCTGGTCCTTCGCCGACGTGCTGCCTTACTTCAAGCGCGCCGAGAACAACGAGAATGGCGGCGACGATTTCCACGGGCATGAAGGCCCCTTGCGGGTCTCCAACGGCCGCTCGGACAATCCTCTGTTCCGCGCCTTCGTGCAGGCGGGCGTCGAGGCCGGCTTCAAGCAGACGCCGGATTTCAACGGCGAGCAGCAGGAGGGCTTCGGGCCCTACCAGCTCACCATCCATGAAGGGGCGCGCTGGAGCGCGGCCAAGGCCTATCTGACGCCGATCCTGGGCCGCAAGAACCTCACCATCGAGAGCCATGCGCATGTCAGCCGCATCCTGTTCGACGGCAAGCGGGTCAACGGCGTCGAGTTCGTGCAGAAGAAGCAGTCGGTGCGCGTGACGGTGACGCGCGAGTGCCTGCTGTCGGGGGGCGCGGTGAACTCGCCGCAGACGCTTTTGCTGTCGGGCATCGGCGATCCGGCGATCCTCGGCCGCTTCGGCATTCCGGTGGTGGAGGCGCTCACGGGCGTCGGCAAGAACCTGCAGGACCATCTCGACGCCTCGATCCAGTACGAATCGAGCCAGCCGATCACGCTCTACAGCCAGGCCAAGCCGCTCAATGCGCTGAAGACCGGGCTCAACTACATGCTGTTCAAGAAGGGTCTTGCGACCGGCCAAGGGCTGGAGAGCGGCGCGTTCCTCAAGAGCCGGCCCGATCTGGAGAATCCCGACCTGCAGTACCACTTCATCGCAGCGCTGATGACCGACCACACGCGCAAGAAGTCGGACCGCCACGGCTTCATGGCGCATGTCTGCCAGCTGCGGCCGCAGAGCCGCGGCTATATCTCGCTCAAATCGGCCGATCCGCTGGTCGCGCCGGTGATCCAGCCCAACTATCTGGAAGCGGAGGAAGACCGCCGCGCGATGCGCGAAGGCGTGAAGATCGCGCGCGATATCTTCGCGCAGGAGGCCTTCGATCCCTATCGCGGGCCGGAGCTGTGGCCCGGCGCGCATGTCCGGACCGACGAGCAGATCGATGCCTGGGTCCGCAAGACCGCCGAGACGATCTATCATCCGGTGGGCAGCGCCAAGATGGGCAAGGACAGCGAGAGCGTGGTCGACGCGCAGCTCAAGGTCTACGGCATCGAAGGCCTGCGCGTGGTCGACGCCTCCGTCATGCCGACCCTGGTCAGCGGCAACACCAATGCGCCGACCATCATGATCGCGGAGAAGGCCGCGGACATGATCCTGGGCCGCACGCCACCGCCGCCCGAATCCGTGAAGGTGGTCGAGGATCGCGCCGTAGCCGCCGAGTAG
- a CDS encoding OmpA family protein, translating to MAALRIFQRLTAGFVLAAAALGLSACVSTSSLDALAGTTPTGSAFAQQLFKNYSYLANSFHGAADDDGGLFDDGGGLSALAEAFATKALIAAKGTEPDPEPSIDGDSASARERLIRALSAGKDRYPYDAARAQTDFDCWMLNSALDAQHGAAAQCRASFGNSIAKLEQDLHPATVAPAPAAAAPGADFTVYFDFDSWTLSAEALGVLQQAITAARTGLQTHIAIVGHTDTSGSADYNRALSLRRANVVKEVLVQMGARADAIDTSGVGESDLAVQTPDGVKESKNRRSVVTLAP from the coding sequence ATGGCCGCGCTTCGCATCTTCCAACGCCTGACGGCGGGCTTCGTGCTCGCGGCAGCGGCCTTGGGCCTGTCGGCCTGCGTCAGCACCTCTTCGCTCGACGCGTTGGCCGGGACGACGCCGACGGGTTCGGCCTTCGCCCAGCAATTGTTCAAGAACTACAGCTATCTGGCCAATTCCTTCCACGGCGCGGCGGATGACGATGGCGGCCTGTTCGACGATGGCGGCGGCTTGTCCGCCCTGGCGGAAGCGTTCGCGACCAAGGCGCTGATCGCGGCCAAGGGCACCGAGCCCGACCCCGAACCCAGCATCGACGGCGATTCGGCCTCGGCGCGGGAGCGCCTGATCCGCGCCCTGTCGGCGGGCAAGGACCGCTATCCCTATGACGCAGCCCGGGCCCAGACCGATTTCGACTGCTGGATGCTGAACAGCGCGCTCGACGCGCAGCATGGCGCGGCGGCGCAATGCCGGGCCTCGTTCGGCAATTCGATCGCCAAGCTGGAGCAGGACCTGCACCCGGCGACGGTCGCGCCGGCACCGGCCGCGGCGGCGCCGGGCGCCGATTTCACGGTCTATTTCGACTTCGACTCCTGGACCTTGAGCGCCGAGGCGCTGGGCGTGCTGCAGCAGGCGATCACCGCGGCGCGCACCGGACTGCAGACCCATATCGCCATCGTCGGCCATACCGACACGTCGGGGTCGGCGGACTACAACCGGGCGCTGTCGCTGCGCCGCGCCAATGTCGTGAAGGAGGTCCTCGTCCAGATGGGCGCGCGGGCCGACGCCATCGACACCTCGGGCGTCGGCGAGAGCGATCTGGCGGTGCAGACGCCGGACGGGGTGAAGGAATCGAAGAACCGGCGCTCGGTGGTGACGCTGGCGCCTTAA
- a CDS encoding PilZ domain-containing protein, giving the protein MKRVEDPVLAKAKADRRRFRRVRVDLSGRLFVPASAHEASCKVVDLSPGGASVESDFLPEAGTHIVLYIDGFGRFEGAAVRREGSGFGLRFNATQLKREKIAEQLTLFMNKALVDGTDVIRTHDRTPTKGLAQFTRNDGTIVKCEVLDLSPSGVSVKTAIRPMIGEFVLIGQLAGRVARHHGDGIGIQFVGLTVDKPTADYLHASISPPR; this is encoded by the coding sequence TTGAAACGCGTCGAAGATCCCGTCCTGGCGAAGGCCAAGGCGGACCGCCGCCGTTTCCGCCGCGTGCGCGTCGATCTGAGCGGCCGCTTGTTCGTTCCGGCCTCGGCGCATGAGGCGTCTTGCAAGGTGGTCGACCTGTCGCCGGGCGGCGCGTCGGTCGAGTCGGATTTCCTCCCCGAGGCCGGCACCCATATCGTTCTTTACATCGACGGTTTCGGCCGCTTCGAGGGCGCGGCGGTCCGGCGCGAGGGCTCCGGCTTCGGCCTGCGCTTCAACGCCACCCAGCTCAAGCGCGAGAAGATCGCCGAGCAGCTCACCCTGTTCATGAACAAGGCGCTGGTCGACGGCACGGACGTCATCCGCACCCACGACCGCACGCCGACCAAGGGCCTGGCGCAGTTCACCCGCAACGACGGCACGATCGTCAAATGCGAAGTGCTCGACCTGTCGCCCAGCGGGGTCTCGGTCAAGACGGCGATCCGCCCGATGATCGGCGAATTCGTGCTGATCGGGCAGCTCGCGGGCCGCGTCGCGCGCCATCACGGCGACGGCATCGGCATCCAGTTCGTCGGCCTGACGGTCGACAAGCCCACCGCCGACTACCTCCACGCCTCGATTTCGCCGCCGCGCTAG
- a CDS encoding SDR family NAD(P)-dependent oxidoreductase produces MELNSSISAVVTGGASGLGEATARALRAKGVKVALLDMNKAKGEALASEIGATFAEANVTNEESVLAAFETARKANGQERILVNCAGTGNAIKTASRDKKTGETRRFPTDAFNFIIQINLVGTYRCIAISAQGMLGLEPLAGGERGAIVNTASVAAQDGQIGQAAYTASKAGINGLTLVVARDLAQEGIRCNTIMPGLFNTPLLGAAPEAVKAALGAQVPFPPRLGNPPEYASLALEMLSNPYFNGETVRLDGAIRMAPR; encoded by the coding sequence ATGGAACTGAATTCTTCGATTTCCGCCGTCGTCACCGGCGGTGCCTCGGGTCTGGGCGAAGCCACGGCACGGGCGCTGCGCGCCAAGGGCGTGAAGGTCGCACTGCTCGACATGAACAAGGCGAAGGGCGAGGCCCTGGCGTCCGAGATCGGCGCCACCTTCGCCGAAGCCAACGTCACCAATGAAGAGAGCGTGCTCGCCGCCTTCGAGACGGCGCGCAAGGCCAACGGCCAGGAGCGCATCCTGGTGAACTGCGCCGGCACCGGCAACGCGATCAAGACCGCGAGCCGGGACAAGAAGACCGGCGAGACCCGCCGCTTCCCGACCGACGCCTTCAACTTCATCATCCAGATCAACCTGGTCGGCACATATCGCTGCATCGCCATTTCGGCGCAGGGCATGCTGGGCCTCGAACCGCTGGCGGGCGGCGAGCGCGGCGCGATCGTCAACACCGCTTCGGTGGCGGCGCAGGACGGCCAGATCGGCCAAGCGGCGTATACCGCATCAAAGGCCGGCATCAACGGACTCACGCTCGTCGTGGCACGCGACCTGGCGCAGGAAGGCATCCGCTGCAACACGATCATGCCGGGGCTGTTCAACACCCCGCTGCTCGGCGCCGCGCCGGAAGCGGTGAAGGCCGCGCTGGGCGCGCAGGTGCCGTTCCCGCCGCGCCTGGGCAACCCGCCGGAATACGCTTCGCTGGCGCTCGAGATGCTGAGCAACCCCTATTTCAACGGTGAGACCGTCCGCCTCGACGGCGCGATCCGAATGGCGCCGCGCTAG
- a CDS encoding PaaI family thioesterase, which translates to MEIGKRILANQPFPTLMGVEVVSAEPGKVLARLTVRPDLCTAGHILHGGAIMAFADALGAIGAVLNMPREANTTTVESKTNFIAAAKEGTTVIGESMPIHVGKRTSVWQTRIAREDGKLVAVVTQTQMILLP; encoded by the coding sequence ATGGAGATCGGCAAGCGGATTCTGGCGAACCAGCCCTTTCCCACGCTGATGGGGGTGGAAGTCGTGAGCGCGGAACCCGGCAAGGTGCTCGCCCGGCTGACGGTGCGGCCGGACCTGTGCACCGCGGGGCACATCCTGCATGGCGGCGCGATCATGGCGTTCGCCGACGCGCTGGGCGCGATCGGCGCGGTGCTCAACATGCCGCGCGAGGCCAACACCACCACTGTCGAAAGCAAGACGAACTTCATCGCCGCGGCGAAGGAAGGCACGACCGTGATCGGCGAGAGCATGCCGATCCATGTCGGCAAGCGGACCTCGGTCTGGCAGACCCGGATCGCGCGGGAGGACGGCAAGCTGGTCGCCGTGGTCACGCAGACCCAGATGATTTTGCTGCCGTAG
- a CDS encoding YkvA family protein, whose translation MQLPVPLPRDEKIVGRDFWNKLRKVAGRIPFAEDAASAYFCAVDPATPAKVKATLFAALAYFVMPFDLIPDFVAGIGFTDDAAVIALALGMVARHVKEEHRAMARAALHIPEPGAA comes from the coding sequence GTGCAACTTCCCGTGCCGCTGCCGCGCGACGAAAAAATCGTCGGCCGCGATTTCTGGAACAAGCTGCGCAAGGTTGCCGGCCGCATCCCCTTCGCGGAGGATGCGGCCTCAGCCTATTTCTGCGCCGTCGACCCGGCCACGCCCGCAAAGGTCAAGGCGACGCTGTTCGCCGCGCTGGCCTATTTCGTGATGCCCTTCGACCTGATCCCCGATTTTGTCGCCGGCATCGGCTTCACCGACGACGCCGCGGTGATCGCGCTGGCGCTCGGCATGGTCGCCCGCCACGTCAAGGAGGAGCATCGCGCCATGGCGCGCGCCGCGCTGCACATCCCTGAACCCGGCGCGGCATGA
- a CDS encoding MmcQ/YjbR family DNA-binding protein — protein MNYKDVERHCLGLPGAVREEPWSDTTVFKIGGKMFAVIVHDDAHKPIGLWFKASDYSYEILTQVPGIGPCPYFWRAKWVEMTGLKPLKPAELKAYLTRAHTLVAARLPKKTRRALGIAEETSSENIYS, from the coding sequence ATGAACTACAAGGACGTCGAGCGGCATTGCCTGGGGCTTCCCGGCGCGGTGCGGGAGGAACCCTGGAGCGATACGACCGTCTTCAAGATCGGTGGCAAGATGTTCGCCGTGATCGTGCACGACGACGCTCATAAGCCGATCGGCCTGTGGTTCAAGGCGTCCGACTATTCCTACGAGATACTTACGCAGGTTCCAGGCATCGGCCCATGCCCCTATTTCTGGCGCGCCAAATGGGTTGAGATGACGGGCCTGAAACCGCTCAAGCCCGCGGAGCTGAAAGCCTACCTGACGCGCGCGCATACGCTGGTAGCGGCGAGGTTGCCCAAGAAGACGCGCAGGGCGCTGGGGATCGCGGAAGAAACCTCGTCCGAGAATATTTATTCATAA
- a CDS encoding NAD-glutamate dehydrogenase, with product MSLSSSDDAAHVTRQNEADAAARLAAGAKLAGEGPLAEIFAALYRNAAPDDVNRYSPESLVTLARLVLKRVAAHAPGASDVTLFCAREEDPGYGENDFVLVAVNDDKPFLFDSLIADLTASGGRLRAVFHPIVQRDGQAASVIVAVLEPVLSEVRQAAMLHSARATFAQVAVAVRDWRAMMERLRDSVAGLKTNPPKIGPEELAENLAFLEWLGDNHFTFLGARDYAFDPSGDGALNPAEHTGLGVLSDPDARVIRRGPDRAALTPAVRAFLMQPSPLIITKSNERSFVHRRVHMDYVGVKIFDTDGRLAGERRFVGLFTSGAYSRRPSDIPLLRRKVADVIARAGLPPASHDGKALAHILDNYPRDDLFQISVDDLFAIAQGILRLGERPTVRLFLRFDRFDRFVSALVFVPRDRYDTQARERIHQILAKALNGRLSAATPSIDDSVLARVHFIIGRNEGARPTVSIQQLEAQIRGAIRTWDDGFAEAMEEIHGESDGMRLTQERQAHFSPGYRGMFSPLEAVHDLDVIAALAQAEDELRLTAQVYRRHGDAHDALRLKLYMLGPVMPLSASLPIFENLGLKVIAEDAFPVTLKTGDGWTHEANVLDFQMERADEGAAELGAVKAPLEAAFHAVVRGQAESDGFNRLVLGAGLGWRDVTILRTVAKFLRQAGFAFSQDYVEQALSRNPDLAGLLVALFHAQNDPEGSALDAAAIAKRIDGALNDVQSLDDDRIIRRLRNVVENVLRTNFYQRDAAGAPKPYVAIKLNSQNLDELPLPRPHVEIFVYAPEVEGVHLRFGRIARGGIRWSDRREDFRTEILGLVKAQQVKNAVIVPVGAKGGFYPKAMPANPTRDQSQAIGIAAYKVLINALLDVTDNLNPDGTVVPPAGVVRHDGDDPYLVVAADKGTATFSDIANGIAEDRGFWLGDAFASGGSHGYDHKKMGITARGAWEAVKRHFRELGRDIQSEPFTCVGVGDMSGDVFGNGMLLSKETRLLAAFDHRHIFLDPDPDAAGSWGERKRLFDLPRSSWADYDKSLISKGGGVFARSLKEIALTPEVKAVLGIAADRLSPQALMKILLKAEVDLLFFGGIGTYVKAAAQSNLEAGDRANDAIRVNGGELRAKVVGEGANLGATQLGRIEYARTGGRINTDAIDNSAGVDTSDHEVNLKILLGGPQRRGELTGEARDELLGAMTDDVAAHVLKDNYDQTLALSVAQGRAVRDLDAHGRYMRDLELRGRLDRVVEFLPNDVELQKMENESRGLTRPELAVLLAYAKLDLDAEIVASDLPDDPAFAAVLAGYFPPQAVARFPAALEQHRLKREIVSTVLANRIVNLSGPVFVARMKEMSGATGAHVARAFVVAEGAFGLGALKTRVDALDGKVAAEVQTGMYTDISEILRRLGLWFITNVPGNADLASTIALYRAGVENLRGTFNSLVSPYEAMDTEGRIRMLADAGVPLDVAEDVAVLPLMSTAPEIAALARARGWSVDMVAGAYFAMGATVGIDRLRGLAARISATQHWDRLAIRRIADDLFAGQRALTAEALSAPDAAKPQGTRGDGAAAVKAWAEARGEALARAKSFLEALERGGDPSVAKLTLANSQIRELAAR from the coding sequence ATGTCGCTCAGCTCCTCCGACGATGCCGCACATGTCACGCGCCAGAACGAAGCCGATGCGGCGGCGCGGCTGGCCGCCGGCGCGAAGCTCGCCGGCGAAGGGCCGCTCGCCGAAATCTTCGCAGCGCTCTACCGCAACGCCGCGCCGGACGACGTGAACCGCTATTCGCCGGAATCGCTCGTCACGCTGGCGCGGCTGGTGCTGAAGCGCGTCGCGGCACATGCGCCCGGCGCGAGCGACGTCACGCTGTTCTGCGCCCGCGAGGAGGATCCCGGCTATGGCGAGAACGATTTCGTCCTGGTCGCGGTCAATGACGACAAGCCCTTCCTGTTCGACTCCCTCATCGCCGACTTGACGGCGAGCGGCGGGCGGCTGCGCGCCGTGTTCCATCCCATCGTGCAGCGCGACGGCCAGGCGGCAAGCGTGATCGTCGCGGTCCTCGAACCGGTGCTGAGCGAGGTGCGGCAGGCCGCCATGTTGCACAGCGCGCGTGCGACCTTCGCCCAGGTCGCCGTCGCGGTGCGCGATTGGCGCGCGATGATGGAGCGCCTGCGCGACTCCGTCGCCGGGCTCAAGACCAATCCGCCCAAGATCGGTCCCGAGGAGCTTGCCGAGAATCTCGCCTTCCTCGAATGGCTGGGCGACAACCACTTCACCTTCCTGGGGGCGCGCGACTATGCCTTCGATCCGTCCGGCGACGGCGCGCTGAATCCGGCGGAGCACACCGGCCTGGGCGTGCTCAGCGATCCCGATGCGCGGGTGATCCGGCGCGGTCCGGACCGCGCGGCGCTGACGCCGGCGGTGCGCGCCTTCCTCATGCAGCCTTCGCCGCTGATCATCACCAAGTCGAACGAGCGCAGCTTCGTCCATCGCCGCGTCCATATGGACTATGTCGGCGTGAAGATCTTCGACACGGACGGCAGGCTCGCCGGCGAGCGCCGCTTCGTCGGCCTGTTCACCTCCGGCGCCTATAGCCGGCGGCCCAGCGACATTCCCCTGCTGCGCCGCAAGGTCGCCGACGTCATCGCGCGCGCCGGCCTGCCGCCGGCCAGCCATGACGGCAAGGCGCTGGCGCACATCCTCGACAATTACCCGCGCGACGACCTGTTCCAGATCTCGGTCGACGACCTGTTCGCGATCGCGCAGGGCATCCTGCGGCTGGGCGAGCGGCCGACGGTGCGGCTGTTCCTGCGCTTCGACCGCTTCGACCGCTTCGTCTCCGCCCTCGTCTTCGTGCCGCGCGACCGCTACGACACCCAGGCGCGCGAGCGCATCCACCAGATCCTCGCCAAGGCGCTCAACGGCCGACTGTCCGCCGCGACGCCCTCGATCGACGACTCCGTGCTGGCGCGGGTGCATTTCATCATCGGCCGCAACGAAGGCGCGCGGCCGACCGTCAGCATACAGCAGCTCGAAGCCCAGATCCGCGGCGCGATCCGCACCTGGGACGACGGCTTCGCCGAAGCGATGGAGGAGATCCATGGCGAGAGCGATGGGATGCGGCTGACGCAGGAGCGGCAGGCGCATTTCTCGCCCGGCTATCGCGGCATGTTCTCGCCGCTCGAGGCGGTGCACGACCTCGATGTGATCGCCGCCCTCGCCCAGGCCGAGGACGAGCTGCGGCTGACCGCGCAGGTCTATCGCCGGCACGGCGACGCGCATGACGCCCTGCGCCTCAAGCTCTACATGCTCGGCCCGGTGATGCCGCTGTCGGCGTCGCTGCCGATCTTCGAGAATCTGGGGCTGAAGGTGATCGCGGAGGATGCGTTCCCCGTCACGCTCAAGACCGGCGACGGCTGGACGCATGAGGCCAATGTCCTCGACTTCCAGATGGAGCGCGCCGACGAAGGCGCCGCCGAGCTCGGCGCGGTGAAGGCGCCGCTGGAGGCGGCGTTCCACGCCGTCGTGCGCGGCCAGGCGGAGAGCGACGGCTTCAACCGGCTGGTGCTGGGCGCGGGTCTCGGCTGGCGCGACGTGACGATCCTGCGGACGGTCGCGAAATTCCTGCGCCAGGCGGGCTTCGCCTTCAGCCAGGACTATGTCGAGCAGGCGCTGAGCCGCAATCCGGACCTCGCCGGCCTGCTGGTCGCGCTGTTCCATGCGCAGAACGATCCCGAAGGCAGCGCGCTGGATGCCGCGGCGATCGCCAAGCGCATCGACGGCGCGCTCAACGACGTGCAGAGCCTCGACGACGACCGCATCATCCGCCGCCTGCGCAACGTGGTGGAGAACGTGCTGCGGACGAATTTCTACCAGCGCGACGCCGCCGGCGCGCCCAAGCCCTATGTCGCGATCAAGCTCAACTCGCAGAACCTCGACGAGCTGCCGCTGCCGCGGCCGCATGTCGAGATCTTCGTCTATGCGCCGGAGGTCGAGGGCGTGCATCTGCGCTTCGGCCGTATCGCGCGCGGCGGCATCCGCTGGTCCGACCGGCGCGAGGATTTCCGCACCGAGATCCTGGGCCTGGTGAAGGCGCAGCAGGTCAAGAACGCGGTGATCGTGCCGGTCGGCGCCAAGGGCGGCTTCTATCCCAAGGCGATGCCGGCCAATCCGACGCGCGATCAATCCCAGGCGATCGGCATTGCCGCCTACAAGGTGCTGATCAACGCGCTGCTCGACGTCACCGACAATCTCAATCCCGACGGCACGGTCGTGCCGCCCGCCGGCGTCGTGCGGCATGACGGCGACGATCCCTATCTCGTGGTCGCGGCCGACAAGGGCACCGCCACCTTCTCCGACATCGCCAACGGCATCGCGGAGGACCGCGGCTTCTGGCTGGGCGACGCCTTCGCGAGCGGCGGCAGCCACGGCTACGACCACAAGAAGATGGGCATCACGGCGCGCGGCGCCTGGGAAGCGGTCAAGCGCCACTTCCGCGAGTTGGGGCGCGACATCCAGAGCGAGCCCTTCACCTGCGTCGGCGTCGGCGACATGTCGGGCGACGTGTTCGGCAACGGCATGCTGCTGTCCAAAGAGACGCGGCTGCTGGCGGCGTTCGACCATCGCCACATCTTCCTCGATCCCGATCCCGATGCCGCCGGGAGCTGGGGCGAACGCAAGCGGCTGTTCGACCTGCCGCGCTCGAGCTGGGCGGATTACGACAAGAGCCTGATCTCCAAGGGCGGCGGCGTGTTCGCGCGCTCGCTGAAGGAAATCGCGCTGACGCCGGAGGTGAAAGCGGTTCTCGGGATCGCGGCGGACAGGCTGTCGCCGCAGGCGCTGATGAAGATCCTGCTGAAGGCGGAGGTCGACCTGCTGTTCTTCGGCGGCATCGGCACCTATGTCAAAGCGGCGGCGCAGAGCAATCTGGAGGCCGGCGACCGCGCCAACGACGCGATCCGCGTCAATGGCGGCGAACTGCGCGCCAAGGTGGTCGGCGAGGGCGCCAATCTGGGCGCGACGCAGCTCGGCCGCATCGAATATGCGCGGACCGGCGGCCGCATCAACACCGATGCGATCGACAATTCGGCGGGCGTCGACACCTCCGACCACGAGGTCAATCTCAAGATCCTGCTGGGCGGGCCGCAACGGCGCGGCGAGTTGACGGGCGAGGCGCGCGACGAGCTGCTGGGCGCGATGACCGACGACGTCGCGGCGCATGTGCTGAAGGACAATTACGACCAGACGCTGGCGCTCTCGGTGGCGCAAGGCCGCGCGGTGCGCGATCTCGATGCGCATGGCCGCTACATGCGCGACCTCGAGCTGCGCGGCCGCCTCGACCGCGTGGTCGAGTTCCTGCCGAACGACGTCGAACTGCAGAAGATGGAGAACGAGAGCCGCGGCTTGACGCGGCCAGAGCTCGCCGTGCTGCTCGCCTACGCCAAGCTCGATCTCGACGCCGAGATCGTGGCCAGCGACCTGCCCGACGATCCGGCCTTCGCGGCGGTGCTGGCCGGCTATTTCCCGCCCCAGGCCGTGGCGCGCTTCCCCGCCGCGCTGGAGCAGCATCGCCTCAAGCGCGAGATCGTCTCGACCGTGCTGGCCAACCGGATCGTCAATCTCAGCGGGCCGGTGTTCGTGGCACGCATGAAGGAGATGTCGGGCGCCACCGGCGCGCATGTCGCGCGGGCCTTCGTGGTCGCCGAGGGCGCGTTCGGGCTGGGCGCGCTCAAGACCCGCGTCGACGCGCTGGACGGCAAGGTCGCGGCCGAGGTGCAGACCGGGATGTACACGGATATCTCGGAGATCCTGCGCCGGCTGGGCCTGTGGTTCATCACCAATGTCCCGGGCAATGCCGATCTTGCCTCGACCATCGCGCTCTATCGCGCCGGGGTCGAGAACCTGCGCGGCACGTTCAACTCCCTGGTTTCGCCTTATGAAGCGATGGACACCGAGGGACGCATCCGGATGCTCGCCGATGCCGGCGTGCCGCTCGACGTGGCGGAGGACGTCGCGGTGCTGCCGCTGATGAGCACGGCGCCGGAGATCGCGGCGCTGGCGCGGGCGCGGGGCTGGAGCGTCGACATGGTGGCCGGCGCCTATTTCGCGATGGGCGCGACGGTCGGCATCGACCGGCTGCGCGGCCTGGCGGCGCGGATCAGCGCGACGCAGCACTGGGACCGGCTCGCGATCCGGCGCATCGCCGACGATCTGTTCGCCGGTCAGCGCGCACTGACGGCCGAGGCGCTGTCGGCGCCCGATGCCGCGAAGCCACAGGGCACGCGCGGCGACGGCGCCGCGGCGGTGAAGGCATGGGCGGAGGCCCGCGGCGAGGCGCTGGCGCGGGCCAAGAGCTTCCTCGAAGCGCTGGAGCGCGGCGGCGACCCCTCGGTGGCCAAGCTCACGCTCGCCAACAGCCAGATCAGAGAGTTGGCGGCGCGGTAA
- a CDS encoding exonuclease domain-containing protein: protein MTSAVVYDLEFTAWEGSMRHRWLRPGEFKEVVQIGAARVDALTLDVRETFIVTIRPRINAQLSPYFERLTGITNAILREEGRDFADGYDAFLAFARGEPCAAFGRDELVFDENLRLYGLAARPTPEFRDARPWFRANGLSTSGLHSCDIAPKLGIPSEGRAHNALADSLSIAAGMKVLVARGAKSLFADLAAAARTAA from the coding sequence ATGACGTCGGCCGTCGTCTACGACCTCGAATTCACCGCCTGGGAAGGCTCGATGCGCCATCGCTGGTTGCGGCCCGGCGAATTCAAGGAAGTCGTGCAGATCGGGGCGGCGCGGGTGGACGCGCTGACGCTCGACGTGCGGGAGACGTTCATCGTCACGATCCGTCCGCGAATCAACGCGCAGCTCTCGCCGTATTTCGAACGCCTCACCGGCATCACGAACGCGATCCTGCGCGAAGAAGGCCGCGACTTCGCCGATGGCTATGATGCGTTCCTCGCCTTCGCCCGCGGCGAGCCCTGCGCCGCCTTCGGCCGCGACGAGCTGGTGTTCGACGAGAATCTGCGTCTCTACGGCCTCGCCGCCCGGCCCACGCCGGAATTCCGCGACGCGCGCCCCTGGTTCCGCGCCAACGGGCTCAGCACGTCCGGCCTGCATTCCTGCGATATCGCGCCGAAGCTGGGGATTCCGTCCGAGGGCAGGGCGCACAACGCACTCGCCGACAGCCTGTCGATCGCCGCCGGCATGAAAGTCCTCGTCGCGCGCGGGGCCAAGAGCCTATTTGCCGATCTGGCGGCCGCTGCTAGAACAGCGGCATGA